TTGAAGTATGGCATGGGCTCACTCTTGTTGGGAAACAACGTTCTCGAGTTCACCCAAATTTGCCCAAACAGGAAGCATCTTCAATCCATTCGAAGCAACCGCTACAAATAACATGACTCTGACGGGATTCTTGGTATAGTAAACTTGAATATCATATTCTCTGGAAAATCCTGAGAACAGACAGAAATCGCTTCGAGTGCTCAAGTCGCAGTGCATTAATTCGCtccgatttcaaattgaacttAGTTCTTGATGATGCATTTAAGTTATCTTTGACCAAtggatgaatttgaaatattcgcTTCCTTAGCGAACCTCAGGATTGATATTACTGGATTCCGCTTCACTTTCGTTTTGACCAATTTCAACACTTCTACAGTGCTTGCCGACCATGGTCCTTCATTACCCAGCTTCGTGTTCATGGTTCGTCGCTAGATGGCATCATACAACTGCCGCAATTTGCCTATGTCAGCCATTTCCCAGCGTGTCAAACGAACAGCTAGTTTCTCATTgtttacaagtttttttggCTATCGctgaataacaacaacattaagcATGTTCAGTGACCGCGCGGTATCTAAATTTGTTTCACGCCAAAATCAAATGCAAGTTGAACGATATGCGCCGCAATAACGTTTTTCAGGTAGATATGAGTTTTCATAGATTCATCGCATTagaaactgttaaaaaaatgtgaaatttcaactgaaaacgaatattaaatttaaacaaaaaaatatttctgttttgaaAAACCATTGAACAAATCTAATCTTCACAGTTGTAAATAAGAAATCAactgtgattttataattttccaaattaataaacatcaataaaaccatagcaagaaaaaaaatctaacaaagaTGTTTAGCGATTCGTTTTTTAATATGAGTTTGAGATCGACGAAAATTCATAACCAAACGTTTACCTGTCCCCGTCTTCtacaaatttgatgtttttttcgatttgcaGGAACCGATTTTCCAGAAAACTGAATACGTTGCGATaagactgaatcgatttggggtcatttttcaatttctcaaaccctggagtctaaaaagctttgtcttggcttaattgttttaaaactcatccatgattttttgcagaattttcaagtatcGTTTAAATGagtgaatttgaacttttaagtttgtatgagaaaattgaatattttgtattgaaaaatcaacataatttttttttcttttgtggtTAAgccagctaatggtttttgtgccaatttttaaattcttcaaaggatgttgttttttgaataactttttcgaAGATCGTAACTGTGTATCTTTTTGAGCAAATAAGTTATCAGAaatttaacaggggtatgtctgttggcattgataaactataaattcaattgtcATCACTGCTGGttcctagcgaggtattgcatgattactttccatgcaatacttcgcaGGGCACAAGCATAGGTGTCaattgattgttttgtttttcaattccaaaagacatacccctgttagaCAGCGAATATCTGAtttgtctaataaaataaaaagtagcggtcttcgacaaagttgttcagcgaaaaattttctttacaGAATTTATaagttggcacaaaaaccattaacagAACTGTTTCCACAGCAGGAAcataaatgatgttgattttttagtacaaaatattcaattttcgaattacttatgtaaacattacttaaaaattgcaaaaaaaaaaaatcatggatcagttttggaccaaaatgaagcttttgagatcccagggtttgagaaattcaaaaatgatcccaaatcgactcagtctaacggCGATATACcaaattattcaataatttttgagtttatactcgaaaactatcaaaatggtcgaatttttcaatggaaaatatctaaaaaaaataaccatgtaGGCAGTTTTGAGGCAAGAGGCTCAAAATGGttattctttaacaaaaaaagggTTATATAAATTGAGCGTGTATCTTCTTTGTATAAATCCTTCCGAAATAGCGTATACTGTACGACAGCATTGTTTATTTGCTCTAATATGTGTTGAGAGCCTACATggatgaataattctactgaatcaaagcattcAAATGATTCCTTTCACTTCAACCGCGGTATAAGATAAGTTCAGATACCGGAGAGTTTCCGATTGATAATGCAATTGAAACCCCGGTAGCTAAATTTTTCCTATACCTTGCTTgacttaagggggggtagggtctaacgggtataaaaaaaacaccattttcacgatttttttctagagctatcgttcaaacaaatgtattcaaattctttgcattaTACagagcattgttaaaagaacatttagtaatttttttcgtagaaaaatattgaaaaatgagccggtgacggagcattttcgaggatgccttttagaaaacaggatttgcggtggacactgtatctcagcacagaatcatctgaagtcaaaaaatcagagcaacatatttttaatagatgattttctggaccccaacgtttttatttaacttaaaattttttttatgaaatttttgtggctgtttgaagtaaaaactacgatttttcacaaaaatatccgccatttttcacctgtaaaatctctccaaagtaaaaaaattcaaaaaagaaaaaggttggggtctggtattttatatgtagaaaacatgttccaaatttgaaaagaatcggatgagtagttttcaaatgacgatgtccacggactttaaaaatgtgctttcgagaaaaacgcgtttgaagtttctgctcttgctttcttgcagttttagataggaggagataaaggcctataatttctacagttttgcttcaattgacttgaaaatttgacacaacattcttgaaatgttttacaataagaaaatgaaaaaataaaaaaatcgattttttgaaagtgttagaccctaaccccccccccccccccctaaaaggaatttttcgattgTATTGCTTATGTAAATTTACAGAAGTTTAGAGCTAATAAACCTACAAAAATATCCTCAAAAATCGCCAAAATCAACTCAAAAAAGActccaaaaaattttcgaaattcttaaTGAGTCATACtgtattaaaatcaaaatctatCAACATTTTCTGTCGGGACACCTCTTCAAACTCTTTTCTAGGGCTTTTAATATACGCGTATAGTATATAGTTAAGTGCTCATGGTATGGATTTTTTGGCAAGCCAaacgaaatgtaaacaaactgtttgcaaaatttcaacgtaAGGCTTTTTAAGCTTGGTGGTAGTTTCGTGTTCTCGACATCATTCTGCCCAAGGTTTAACGTGGTTTAACTGCATTAAATTCATGGGAAAGTCTGAGTCAGGATTCAAGTGAGGATCAATATCATGACCTGAATAAAGAATTACGATCATGTTAAAAGTCAAGACCTGGAACAGAACGTTGATCTGGAGAAGTATTAGAATGTAATTTCAAACTAAGAATCAGATCCAGGATCTAATAAGGGATTAGAATCAGGATCAAAATTTTTCCATCACAAGAAACCGTGTGAGAAGTCCGCAGGCCAACCGGCCGAAAAGAATGAGAAGAAGCCAGCTGCGGCTGTTGCTGCTTCCGTATCCGGTGAGAAGTAGGCTGCTCCGGAGAAGAAGCCAGCTTTCGAGAAGAAACCAGCGGAAAAGAAGCCCGCTGAAAAGCATCCGGCCTCCGAGACCAAGGCTGCCCCAGAGAAGAAGAAGGCTGCTGCCGGAACCGAAAGCAAGAAGGCTCCAGCTGCGTCCCCTAAAGCCGATGCCAAGAAGAAGAATGCCGGCAAGGCCAAGGGAGCTACCGATGCTGCTGCCGATGCCAAGAAGGCTGCCCCAGCAGGTGCTAAGAAGGCTGCCGATGGCAAGGCTAAGACGGCCAAGGCCGGAGACAAGAAGGCTGCCCCGGAAGCTAAGAAGGCGGAAGCCACTGCTGCCAAGAAGGTTGTCACTGGAGACAAGAAGGTTGTAGCCGGTAAGAAAAAGACTGTCCCCAGGAAGAAGGGCTCTGCCACGACCGCCAAGAAGGAAGCCGCCGTAGTGAAGAAGCCGGTTGCCAAGAAGGCCATCCAGGCTAAAGTGCAGAAGGGTGCGGCCAAGGCTCGCGCAGCTGCCATCCTGCGGGCCAAGCGTACCAAGACCAAGGTCGTCAAGGGACCGTTCGGAACGGCTCTGCGCAAGATCCGCACCACGGTCAAGTTCCGTCGGCTACGCACCCTGCGGCTGCCGCGTAATCCCAAGTTCCAGAGGAAGTCGGTAGCCACCCGTAGTCGCATGGACGCCTACAACATCATCAAGTACCCGCTGACGACAGAAGCGGCGATGAAGAAGATAGAGGACAACAACACCCTGGTGTTCCTGATCCACCTGCGGGCCAACAAGAACCACGTCAAGGCCGCAGTTAAGGATCTGTACGACATCAAGGTGTTCAAGATCAACACCCTGGTGCGACCGAACGGCAAGAAGAAGGCCTACGTGCGGCTGCCCCGGGACTACGACGCGCTCGCCATCGCCAACAAGATCGGTATCATCTAAGAAGCGACAAGGAGCGATATTTTATGTTTCgattatatttttccaattttcttaaCTTGTAAGAATCAAATGAAGCAGAGTCTGATGACCACTCTCAGGAGCAATTGCGTTTAGAAAAACCAAGGAAAAAAGGgatatcagattcaggattAGGATCTAGAACCAGGAtataaaaatcagaatcaggacaaaaatcagaatcaaaaccATGACCAGGATCATAAGTTTGATCTGGATAAATTTAGATAAGTATCAAGCTcaagttttgaatgagaatCTGGATCAGGCTTTTGATTAGGATCAGAATCAGGTTTCGGATCGGGGTCAGAATCGAGATCAAAATCATGTTAAGAGCATTGATGTCGGCCCTTATTCTGCACTGCGCGTTAGGTGACGACAGTCGAGTCACCTTACCGTCTCGGGACTCTAGTCACCCTATTTCGGTAGTCGGTGCAAgtgaagtgacagaggttcaatCCCTATGTTCAACCAAAATGACATTCCTCACCTAAGCGACTGTTGGAATCGAGTGACTTAAGTGACTCAACAATCGTCActtcacgcgcggcgcagaataagggccattgcACGGCTTCCAAATAATTCTCTTTCTGTTTCTGTTGACTCATCTGTTTAATGTGATCATAAAAATCTATCTATACAGACTGCTGGAatgctgaaaaagttataccTTTGAAGAAAAAGCCTCAACTGAACACACTTGAAAATCTAAGATCCATAAGCATACTTTGTGCTTTATCCAAagcgtttgaaaaaattataaagaatcAAATATCAACATTCATAAATAACAACAGTTTGCTGAACacaaagctagcatgtctgaaaatttcgaaaagttctatcgatgatatcaaaagttacgcgaggtgcaatatttcaggcatgaacctagaaatgcgatttctatagaattatggacgaatgtttccataggaaaatcatattctctgtttaacaaccagtaaatctatttcaaccaaaaaatcaaaacaatatcgtgagattctgatttca
This sequence is a window from Uranotaenia lowii strain MFRU-FL chromosome 3, ASM2978415v1, whole genome shotgun sequence. Protein-coding genes within it:
- the LOC129753879 gene encoding LOW QUALITY PROTEIN: tol-Pal system protein TolA-like (The sequence of the model RefSeq protein was modified relative to this genomic sequence to represent the inferred CDS: substituted 1 base at 1 genomic stop codon), with translation MNKKRGSERNDPSRNPEQGEGERPARFRCAGHDTDDDGSTNLLKHPKQRGKEHVIYLSMIVIKILRRQYLLYLASSKSFFSLPQLESDPGSNKGLESGSKFFHHKKPCEKSAGQPAEKNEKKPAAAVAASVSGEKXAAPEKKPAFEKKPAEKKPAEKHPASETKAAPEKKKAAAGTESKKAPAASPKADAKKKNAGKAKGATDAAADAKKAAPAGAKKAADGKAKTAKAGDKKAAPEAKKAEATAAKKVVTGDKKVVAGKKKTVPRKKGSATTAKKEAAVVKKPVAKKAIQAKVQKGAAKARAAAILRAKRTKTKVVKGPFGTALRKIRTTVKFRRLRTLRLPRNPKFQRKSVATRSRMDAYNIIKYPLTTEAAMKKIEDNNTLVFLIHLRANKNHVKAAVKDLYDIKVFKINTLVRPNGKKKAYVRLPRDYDALAIANKIGII